A single region of the Actinoplanes sp. SE50/110 genome encodes:
- a CDS encoding alpha/beta hydrolase yields MRSAFVLVHSLLLGPLTWAPVAAKLASSGASAVVPSLVDVTDADDPPFWPRVVDRVHNAVARLPPNQPVFVVAHSNAGLFVPAIVHAAPRPVAGCLFVEARLPSRTGPTPTASPERLTHLRTQVTEGRLPQWTAWWDEEDVAALFPDPQTRLTISAEQPRLPLSYYEQQIPVPDGWDRRPCGYLLFGSPYDQMAQDARERGWDVAQVAGHHLHQLVDPDAVAAGIVAMTDRWRLSAS; encoded by the coding sequence GTGCGTTCCGCGTTCGTACTTGTGCACAGCCTGCTGTTGGGTCCTCTGACATGGGCCCCGGTGGCAGCCAAGCTGGCGTCCTCGGGCGCATCGGCGGTAGTGCCGTCGTTGGTCGACGTCACCGATGCGGACGATCCGCCGTTCTGGCCACGCGTCGTCGACAGGGTCCACAATGCTGTCGCCCGGTTGCCGCCGAATCAACCGGTGTTCGTGGTCGCACACAGCAACGCCGGTCTGTTCGTTCCGGCAATCGTGCACGCGGCTCCGCGCCCGGTCGCCGGCTGCCTGTTCGTCGAGGCCAGACTGCCCTCTCGAACCGGGCCGACGCCGACCGCGTCGCCCGAGCGGCTGACCCACCTGCGTACCCAGGTGACCGAGGGTCGGCTGCCACAGTGGACAGCCTGGTGGGACGAGGAGGACGTCGCGGCGCTGTTTCCCGATCCGCAGACCAGATTGACGATCTCGGCCGAACAGCCACGGCTGCCACTGAGCTACTACGAGCAGCAGATTCCCGTACCCGACGGCTGGGATCGCCGGCCATGCGGGTATCTGCTCTTCGGGTCGCCGTATGACCAGATGGCGCAGGACGCCCGCGAACGTGGCTGGGATGTCGCCCAGGTCGCGGGACACCATCTCCACCAACTCGTCGATCCGGACGCGGTGGCCGCCGGCATCGTCGCCATGACCGACAGATGGCGCTTGTCGGCCAGCTGA
- a CDS encoding alpha/beta fold hydrolase, producing MQYLERDEISPLGHRAWYPEPRGVGRSGGSPHTMEEAIADLEGIREAVGVSAWTVVGHSWGSDLGMRYAVEHPEAVAALVGIAGRGPQRDRTWSEAYEASKATEPFVDIDWVPEVHAALGESFTEWIHRPSLWRALADCSVPMHFIAAGNDIRPAWSLAQLAELVPRGQFSTVPGVPHDFWFTHPEVWTQTVTNACAAV from the coding sequence GTGCAGTACCTGGAGCGGGATGAAATCTCGCCGCTGGGCCATCGCGCCTGGTACCCCGAGCCGCGCGGCGTTGGCCGCTCGGGCGGCAGCCCGCACACCATGGAAGAAGCAATCGCTGATCTCGAAGGAATTCGTGAGGCGGTCGGTGTCAGCGCGTGGACTGTGGTAGGCCATTCGTGGGGTTCTGATCTGGGTATGCGCTACGCGGTCGAACATCCGGAGGCGGTTGCTGCATTGGTCGGCATCGCCGGGAGGGGTCCGCAGCGTGACCGCACATGGTCTGAGGCGTATGAGGCCAGCAAGGCCACGGAGCCCTTTGTCGACATCGACTGGGTGCCCGAAGTGCACGCAGCTCTCGGCGAGTCGTTCACCGAATGGATTCATCGACCGAGCCTATGGCGGGCACTGGCCGACTGCAGCGTGCCGATGCATTTCATCGCGGCCGGCAACGACATCCGCCCGGCGTGGTCCCTGGCGCAGCTTGCGGAGCTGGTTCCACGGGGGCAGTTCTCCACCGTGCCTGGGGTGCCGCATGACTTCTGGTTTACCCACCCTGAGGTGTGGACCCAGACAGTCACAAACGCATGCGCCGCTGTGTAA